One genomic region from Magallana gigas chromosome 3, xbMagGiga1.1, whole genome shotgun sequence encodes:
- the LOC105343583 gene encoding transcription factor E2F5 yields the protein MAMDNSTPSRHEKSLGLLTTKFVSLLQEAKDGVLDLKVAADQLAVRQKRRIYDITNVLEGIGLIEKKSKNSIQWKGASANYSETEYGVNQGNGNNSEISDRLLALKHEIEELEQQEKKLDLHKSWVQQSIKNVTDEVTNTQAAYVTHEDICRSFRGDTLLAIQAPSGTQLEVPIPEVGPGFKKNYQMHLKSHSGPIHVLLVNKDTEETSPVVVQVPPPKDDDLENQNVDPNQAPGKSKPIKRSPQKSPLRPSQPSSDVEFPTRMSTRSSPRKQGQSSQSFPSTSDAQASLDSLPSDILFDPNDPRHTGLEIPSEGDLIEELMSSEAFAPLLRLSPPPSDRDYYFNLDDSEGACDLFDVPLLTNY from the exons ATGGCGATGGATAACTCAACGCCAAGTCGGCACGAGAAAAGCTTGGGGTTGCTGACtacaaaatttgtttcattattgCAGGAGGCAAAGGATGGGGTTCTAGACCTCAAAGTT gCTGCAGACCAACTCGCTGTCAGACAGAAGAGAAGAATTTATGACATCACCAATGTTTTGGAAGGGATTGGTTTGATTGAGAAGAAATCTAAAAATAGCATTCAATGGAA AGGTGCAAGTGCAAATTACTCAGAAACAGAATATgg gGTTAATCAGGGTAATGGCAACAATTCGGAGATCTCAGACAGATTACTGGCCCTGAAACATGAGATTGAGGAGTTGGAGCAACAAGAGAAGAAATTGGACTTGCACAAGTCTTGGGTTCAACAGAGTATTAAAAACGTCACTGATGAAGTCACAAATACACA gGCAGCTTATGTCACACATGAAGACATTTGTCGGAGTTTTAGAGGAGACACTCTCTTAGCCATACAAGCACCATCAGGTACTCAGCTAGAGGTACCTATACCTGAAGTG GGACCAGGGTTTAAGAAGAACTACCAGATGCACCTGAAGAGTCACTCTGGTCCCATCCATGTTCTGTTGGTGAACAAGGACACAGAGGAGACCAGTCCTGTGGTGGTGCAGGTGCCTCCCCCCAAAGATGACGACTTAGAGAACCAGAATGTCGATCCCAACCAAGCACCAGGCAAATCAAAACCCATCAAA CGCTCACCTCAGAAATCTCCATTGCGTCCGTCACAACCATCCTCAGATGTAGAATTTCCCACCCGCATGTCAACGAGGTCATCACCACGGAAACAAGGCCAATCTTCACAATCAT TTCCTTCCACATCTGATGCTCAAGCCAGTCTCGATTCTCTTCCCAGTGACATATTGTTTGACCCCAATGACCCTCGTCATACAGGCCTTG AAATACCAAGTGAAGGAGATTTAATAGAGGAATTGATGTCTTCCGAGG ctTTTGCTCCCTTACTTCGATTAAGTCCACCCCCTTCCGACAGAGACTATTATTTCAATCTGGATGACTCGGAGGGGGCGTGCGACCTTTTTGATGTCCCTTTACTGACCAATTACTGA
- the LOC105343582 gene encoding uncharacterized protein has translation MRAHHFCMFVVTLISCTQDVMTIENKTNWGELCGTLTNLTPNQSLTFHGLDNVGIPKCTIRLRTENGYLLRLNIKYVPDISGCAKSYLHIGNDAFRTDVDSLTSYKFCDVIWDLEIVSRGHYLWIVYNNSGNVKHSRESPEINVQVLKKVSSCPDNFFRCSPVQCIPRDRVCDKKIDCQNRRDEYCLFSPSSSGVPDKLACFECADGRCINPVLPVYDEDFEKPLSFLCDGYNHCADGTDERKDMCYRTKSKVSDLLTCVPMDTRFGINTSVTMWQDRVCDGVPHCLNGQDEAFCVTGIPVRFRMSSSVIIILTCAGTLLIAWIACFAYRIRNKSRASDPFQDQITSRSRIYQSRDSQNPAEICRLQTVSEESEKWE, from the exons ATGAGAGCGCATCATT TTTGCATGTTTGTTGTGACTCTGATAAGCTGTACTCAAG ATGTAATGACGATTGAAAATAAGACCAATTGGGGAGAGCTTTGTGGAACTTTAACTAATTTAACTCCAAACCAGTCGCTGACTTTCCATGGACTAGACAATGTGGGAATTCCAAAGTGTACCATTCGTCTTAGAACAGAGAATGGATATCTGTTACGCCTAAACATTAAGTATGTGCCTGACATATCAGGATGCGCTAAATCGTATCTTCATATCGGAAATGACGCTTTCAGAACTGACGTCGACTCTCTTacgtcatataaattttgtGATGTCATTTGGGATTTAGAGATTGTCTCACGGGGCCACTATTTGTGGATCGTGTACAATAATTCTGGAAATGTGAAGCATAGTCGAGAGAGCCCAGAAATAAACGTCCAGGTTCTCAAAAAAG TGTCCTCTTGTCCAGACAACTTTTTCCGGTGTTCTCCTGTTCAATGTATACCACGTGATCGAGTCTGTGACAAAAAGATAGACTGTCAGAATAGAAGAGACGAGTATTGTT TGTTTAGTCCCTCCAGTAGTGGGGTCCCAGACAAGCTCGCCTGTTTTGAATGCGCTGATGGTCGCTGTATAAATCCCGTACTTCCGGTGTATGACGAGGACTTTGAGAAACCTCTGTCATTTCTATGTGATGGTTACAATCATTGTGCAGATGGCACAGACGAGAGAAAGG ATATGTGTTATAGAACGAAGAGTAAAGTTTCTGACCTCTTAACCTGTGTTCCCATGGACACGAGATTTGGAATCAACACAAGCGTTACGATGTGGCAGGACCGCGTGTGTGACGGTGTTCCCCACTGTCTCAATGGTCAGGACGAGGCATTCTGTGTTACTGGAATTCCTG TAAGGTTCCGTATGAGTTCGAGCGTCATTATCATTCTGACGTGTGCCGGGACCTTGCTCATTGCCTGGATTGCCTGCTTCGCTTACAGAATAC gcaaCAAAAGCCGTGCTTCAGACCCATTCCAAGATCAGATCACCTCGCGCAGCCGCATCTACCAGTCACGTGATAGCCAGAACCCGGCAGAAATATGTCGCTTACAAACTGTATCCGAAGAATCCGAAAAATGGGAGTGA
- the LOC105343584 gene encoding BTB/POZ domain-containing protein 17, producing the protein MASKMRRHGSTGKDYGHQVDNSNSTIKKLSILYSDPELSDLRLCIGERTFHAHKLILSISSDVFKTMLTSPTWPEAYTSEISLEEEPECQDVFEDFLQYLYTGKIHLNQTSVLPTLILADKYNINDLSDVCINYMSCHYVAPPSQSRVISWLKYAVMCDHKHLQQVCEDYIKCNFQYVMNTPDFMGISSDMLIKFLKSSSIIVDDEYKLYERVKQWFASYKEIKSNSKKHDYQLEDIVQNVVPLIKFPMMMQEKCQDLFDRGNASCIMDMQRDQWKLKVEEQMQNHSKSSFDQTKMINQCYKSKSDHSTSSQTDFFSKYTEQKPNLSSPTKLSHQITYKPRIYTGDTWSTEICVPDMNSVTRGDVLRAFFSTPISGPGGDDISMWDWHVDFYPQGVIFKPCLMIGLFWNCEIDEVVYETVRLTVTSNSSEYRRVQISALIYGQQDGHEYVAKCVTRTCYFDSEHPSHNFNDLMSLSDLLQKTSPYLLGRDNNALKIKIVIRPLMFL; encoded by the coding sequence ATGGCCTCAAAGATGAGACGGCATGGGAGTACAGGAAAGGACTATGGACACCAGGTGGATAACTCAAACTCCACCATTAAAAAGCTTAGCATTCTCTACAGTGATCCAGAACTTAGTGATCTCCGACTCTGTATCGGGGAGAGAACTTTTCACGCCCATAAACTCATCCTTAGCATATCCAGTGATGTGTTCAAAACTATGTTAACATCTCCTACCTGGCCAGAAGCATACACTTCGGAGATATCACTGGAAGAGGAGCCAGAGTGTCAAGATGTCTTTGAGGACTTTCTACAGTATCTGTACACAGGGAAAATCCACCTGAATCAGACAAGTGTCCTTCCCACTCTCATCCTCGCCGACAAATACAACATTAACGATCTGTCAGATGTTTGCATCAATTACATGAGCTGCCACTATGTGGCACCACCTTCTCAATCGCGGGTAATCTCATGGTTGAAGTATGCAGTCATGTGTGACCATAAACACCTACAACAGGTCTGTGAGGATTACATCAAATGCAATTTTCAGTATGTCATGAATACTCCTGATTTTATGGGCATTTCTTCGGATATGCTGATTAAATTCCTGAAGTCTTCTAGCATCATTGTTGATGATGAGTACAAATTGTATGAGAGAGTCAAACAATGGTTTGCATCCTACAaagaaatcaaatcaaattcaaaGAAACATGATTATCAGCTTGAAgatattgtacaaaatgttgTGCCACTTATAAAATTCCCAATGATGATGCAGGAGAAATGTCAAGATTTATTTGACAGAGGGAATGCTTCTTGTATTATGGACATGCAGAGAGATCAATGGAAATTAAAAGTAGAAGAACAAATGCAGAATCATTCAAAGTCATCTTTTGATCAAACCAAAATGATAAACCAGTGCTACAAATCAAAATCAGACCATTCGACCAGCTCCCAAACCGATTTTTTTAGCAAATACACAGAACAGAAACCCAATTTGTCTTCTCCTACCAAACTTTCGCATCAGATAACGTATAAGCCTCGCATTTACACGGGGGATACATGGAGTACTGAGATTTGTGTGCCGGATATGAATTCGGTGACTCGGGGAGACGTTTTACGAGCATTTTTCTCCACCCCTATATCAGGGCCTGGAGGGGACGATATCTCCATGTGGGACTGGCATGTGGACTTTTATCCTCAAGGAGTCATATTTAAGCCTTGTCTGATGATCGGATTGTTTTGGAACTGTGAGATAGACGAGGTTGTTTATGAAACCGTTCGTTTGACTGTAACCTCTAACTCGTCCGAGTATCGCCGAGTCCAGATCAGTGCTTTGATTTATGGGCAGCAAGATGGGCATGAATATGTGGCCAAGTGTGTGACCAGAACCTGCTACTTTGACAGTGAGCACCCCTCTCACAATTTCAATGATCTCATGAGCCTCTCAGATCTCCTCCAAAAAACATCTCCTTACCTGCTGGGCAGAGATAATAAtgccttgaaaataaaaattgttattcGACCTCTCATGTTCCTGTGA